The following proteins are encoded in a genomic region of Gimesia algae:
- a CDS encoding DUF1501 domain-containing protein, with protein MREIYKKLDGVGRRQFLEYAAKSALGVSVLPVFNNMLEAAPTKKKGPKGAPVTGKAKRLIYLYMAGAMTHLDTFDLKPGHKNQGDTKGIKTSVPGAQISEFLPTLAEEFDKMAVINSMYTETGAHGPGEYMMRTSYKEIASTRHPSMGPWIQRFRGRQNKNLPDTVLISAPARHPSSGFLDPSFSPLPIGDPNRGLENTDTPAYLSENSFEKRIDLINKFDKKFQTKFKNQNVLAYTDFYSQATSLLSSDELKAFDLNEEKAEDRDKYGRNSFGQGCMLARRLVENNVRCVEVNFGGWDMHRDIYDDGILPTRTGILDKALGSLLKDLSERGLLDETLVVLTTEFGRTPVINQNGGRDHHPGVFSAALMGGGIKGGHFYGKSDKGGQSVDADGVLPADFNATIASALNLPLDKEIFSPDGRPFKVAHDGEAVTKLL; from the coding sequence ATGAGAGAAATTTATAAAAAACTCGACGGAGTGGGTCGGCGGCAGTTTCTGGAATATGCTGCCAAATCTGCTTTGGGTGTCAGCGTTCTGCCCGTCTTTAACAACATGCTGGAAGCGGCTCCCACAAAAAAGAAAGGCCCTAAAGGCGCCCCCGTCACTGGAAAAGCCAAACGCCTGATTTACCTGTATATGGCTGGCGCCATGACTCACCTCGATACATTCGATCTGAAACCAGGCCATAAGAACCAGGGTGACACCAAAGGCATCAAAACCAGCGTTCCCGGGGCTCAGATCAGTGAGTTTCTTCCCACACTGGCAGAAGAATTTGACAAGATGGCCGTCATCAATTCCATGTATACCGAGACCGGCGCGCATGGACCCGGTGAATACATGATGCGGACCAGCTACAAAGAAATTGCTTCGACCCGGCACCCCTCCATGGGACCGTGGATCCAGCGCTTCCGCGGACGTCAGAATAAAAATCTGCCCGACACCGTTCTGATCAGTGCGCCCGCCCGACACCCGAGTTCAGGATTTCTGGACCCTTCTTTCAGCCCGCTGCCGATTGGTGACCCTAATCGAGGGCTGGAGAACACAGATACTCCTGCTTACCTGTCTGAAAACTCATTTGAAAAACGCATTGATCTGATCAATAAGTTCGACAAAAAGTTTCAGACCAAATTCAAGAATCAAAACGTCCTGGCTTACACGGACTTTTATTCACAGGCCACCAGCCTGCTCTCCAGCGATGAACTGAAAGCCTTCGACCTGAATGAAGAAAAAGCGGAAGACCGTGATAAATACGGCCGCAATTCATTCGGTCAGGGATGTATGCTGGCACGCCGTCTGGTCGAAAACAATGTCCGCTGCGTCGAAGTCAACTTTGGCGGCTGGGACATGCACCGTGATATTTACGACGACGGAATTCTTCCCACTCGAACCGGCATTCTGGATAAGGCACTCGGCAGCCTGTTGAAAGACCTGTCTGAGCGCGGGCTGCTGGATGAAACACTGGTGGTACTCACCACCGAATTCGGCCGTACTCCCGTAATCAACCAGAATGGTGGTCGCGACCATCACCCCGGCGTCTTCTCTGCCGCTTTAATGGGTGGCGGCATCAAGGGTGGTCACTTCTATGGGAAGTCTGATAAAGGGGGACAGAGCGTAGATGCAGACGGCGTACTGCCAGCCGACTTCAATGCCACTATCGCATCCGCATTGAACCTGCCGCTGGACAAGGAAATCTTCTCTCCCGATGGTCGACCCTTCAAAGTCGCCCACGATGGGGAAGCAGTGACGAAACTGCTCTAA
- a CDS encoding beta-propeller fold lactonase family protein, producing the protein MFLRVRSVHSALLLTLVLCASLLFTTRHLSAGQSNSLLDISTDGKLLACSNRDSGSVTIVDLKTNQKLHEINVGKHPEGVTFVGDSHQVATAVYDEDRVVFLNADSGKQTGQTEVFDEPYGVVSTTDGKRIFVTLDYPGQIVEIDPATQKVVREFSSGKHLRGIAVSSDNQSLFTTEYYSALVRQVDVKTGETVDEWPGGSTDNLSRQITLHPRRAKAYLPHIRSRITMAHGAGSIFPIVSIVDTKPGAGKRRRKIPMDSFRGARVTCNPWDTAITPDGKTFFVVFAGTDDLYVSNVIDDDYRELTFRGSLNVGSNPRGVRVAPDGNTFYVYNALDFEIVAYDTHSLSRLATIKVTENPLSEEVLLGKRLFYTALQPMTSRLWISCSSCHPDGQSDGKTWHNPEGLRNTQSLAGMAWTHPIHWSADRDEVQDFEHTIRGPLMQGRGLVRGKLNDALDKPNKGLSQALDAMAAYSNTHDFTLSPYAKQGLSPAAQRGRKLFFSKQTQCATCHSGPFLTDSVPSESITRHNVGTAVDNPGEKMGPEYDTPTLLGIYRTAPYLSHGKAQTLEEVLTTYNHDDQHGKTSQLSKQERADLVEFLKALPYEDPVPQAKAAGLVKVTK; encoded by the coding sequence ATGTTTCTTCGTGTCAGGTCCGTTCACTCTGCTCTACTGCTGACGCTCGTTTTATGTGCGAGCCTGTTATTCACCACGCGGCATCTTTCCGCCGGCCAGTCAAACAGTCTGCTTGACATTTCCACCGATGGGAAACTGCTGGCCTGCTCGAACAGAGACAGTGGCTCAGTCACCATCGTCGATTTGAAAACCAATCAGAAGCTTCACGAAATCAACGTCGGCAAACACCCCGAAGGGGTCACCTTCGTAGGTGACAGCCATCAGGTCGCAACCGCAGTCTACGATGAAGACCGGGTAGTGTTCCTTAATGCCGATTCAGGAAAACAGACCGGACAGACCGAAGTTTTCGATGAACCGTATGGCGTGGTTTCCACAACGGACGGGAAACGCATTTTTGTCACACTTGACTATCCCGGCCAGATTGTTGAGATCGATCCTGCCACTCAAAAAGTCGTCCGCGAGTTCTCATCGGGAAAGCATCTGCGAGGCATCGCTGTCTCCAGTGATAACCAGAGCCTGTTTACCACCGAATATTATTCCGCGCTGGTTCGCCAGGTGGATGTCAAAACAGGAGAAACCGTCGACGAATGGCCGGGTGGCAGTACCGATAACCTCTCGCGACAAATCACGCTGCACCCCCGTCGGGCCAAAGCCTACCTGCCCCATATTCGCTCACGGATCACCATGGCCCACGGTGCCGGCTCGATCTTCCCCATCGTTTCCATCGTCGATACGAAGCCCGGCGCAGGAAAACGCCGCCGTAAAATTCCCATGGATTCGTTCCGTGGTGCCCGCGTCACCTGTAACCCGTGGGATACCGCCATCACTCCCGATGGAAAAACATTTTTTGTCGTCTTCGCCGGCACCGACGATCTGTATGTCAGCAATGTAATTGATGACGACTACCGCGAACTCACCTTCCGCGGTTCACTCAATGTCGGATCAAATCCCCGCGGAGTGCGCGTCGCTCCGGATGGAAATACATTCTACGTTTACAATGCCCTCGACTTCGAGATCGTCGCTTACGACACACATTCACTCAGTCGACTGGCCACGATTAAAGTCACGGAGAATCCTTTAAGCGAGGAGGTCCTGCTGGGCAAGCGACTGTTCTATACAGCGCTGCAACCCATGACGAGCCGTCTGTGGATCTCCTGCTCCAGCTGTCATCCTGATGGGCAATCTGATGGTAAAACCTGGCATAATCCTGAAGGTCTGCGAAACACGCAGTCACTGGCCGGCATGGCCTGGACACACCCCATTCACTGGTCTGCAGACCGCGATGAAGTTCAGGATTTCGAACATACGATCCGTGGCCCCCTGATGCAGGGCAGAGGCCTCGTACGCGGCAAACTGAATGACGCGCTGGATAAACCTAACAAAGGCCTGTCACAGGCTCTCGACGCCATGGCCGCTTATTCCAATACGCACGACTTCACGCTCAGTCCGTATGCGAAACAAGGCTTATCGCCCGCTGCCCAGCGCGGGCGTAAGCTGTTTTTCTCAAAGCAGACCCAGTGTGCCACCTGCCACTCAGGTCCCTTCCTGACTGATTCGGTTCCTTCGGAGTCAATCACTCGTCACAACGTCGGCACCGCCGTCGATAACCCGGGTGAAAAAATGGGACCCGAATATGACACCCCCACTCTATTAGGCATCTATCGCACTGCTCCCTATCTGTCACATGGAAAAGCACAGACACTGGAAGAAGTCTTAACCACATACAACCATGATGATCAACATGGAAAAACCAGCCAGCTTTCCAAACAGGAACGCGCCGATCTGGTCGAGTTCCTGAAAGCACTCCCCTACGAAGACCCGGTACCACAGGCCAAAGCCGCCGGGCTGGTCAAAGTCACGAAATAA
- a CDS encoding outer membrane protein assembly factor BamB family protein — protein MMIRSRRLCWFQLILSLSLCCSLAHAEDNWLQLKGDSQRSGNASASSIQTPLSLVAAVPLTDGIYTSPVVSQGNAYVIDGAGIVFAIEGQTGKVLWKHATKGGPGNCNNVASPAIIENYLHVGTAAGYYYVFDLKTGAVSKELDCREPIFSAPLVNKGRVYFATLGAQVYAVEPNGEVAWTWDFVKEVVDFDGNRWSGADWLKHRKDRVTWRDHFVCSRDICLAGDSLVIPAGGRTVFLKDTGTAPQLQVVGEIPKYAGAEFPATFGQSADAAGNVFVQWHRRDNAGRVEVMRLDGDKIQADYIKGTQTSIRDPGLLSFASVSIRGNNVFRVRPEAGLGLCRHTIDSETTEVLCEAPSVCPPVITENHIIYGGLDGVLYVVSLSDKKTTEFKTAFNAPITAPVAVADQKIYVPCEDGYLYILNADGSQPQTQAALPKQDLAIWKIRNPITGPLAKPEFDWYTNYGDFGGTNANAQGLKPPLRMRWARRLEGTVKHLPVCGGGRLYTHTAEGQIIAVEQDTGRMLWRRYWPDVYLSFTSPLYIDGKLLIPQAGIKKSVMRCLDAATGDLLWEAPFTGSPSWSRQFPPVVAGNIAIYASGSGEYAAQGTEKAFTFGGKPAVKEDGREVMSWIYSNDNPYYPRDHRPRIWAWDLDTGKVVWEKDFSEYGRGGNDCGIAILDGKLYYSTFFGYASSQRKRRGLPVENNGITACLDPETGEVIWLTNKYYVTSKCTLSARDGRIYIGGYNRAKEDTQDRFVWCLDAKDGSLVWQSDAVTSALNVVTVGKDYIFSNALRGKGNVFDHKTGKVLNSIGHNYACCRFTLSEPYVLGANMDMIDLSDDGKLVSTGPAIDSRECLGAVVSNGRIFYTSQASGFIVSQTYGEASKKLPAVWERP, from the coding sequence ATGATGATACGATCCCGCCGCTTATGTTGGTTTCAGCTTATCCTGTCGCTGTCACTCTGTTGCTCTTTGGCTCACGCCGAAGACAATTGGCTACAGCTGAAAGGAGACAGCCAGCGTTCCGGTAACGCGTCTGCAAGTTCAATCCAAACGCCCCTCTCACTGGTTGCAGCTGTCCCCTTAACCGACGGCATCTACACATCGCCTGTCGTCAGTCAGGGAAACGCTTATGTCATCGATGGCGCAGGCATCGTTTTCGCAATCGAGGGACAGACTGGCAAAGTCCTCTGGAAACACGCTACCAAAGGGGGGCCGGGTAATTGCAATAACGTCGCGTCTCCCGCCATCATTGAGAACTACCTTCACGTTGGCACTGCCGCTGGCTACTACTACGTGTTCGATCTCAAAACCGGCGCTGTCAGCAAGGAACTGGACTGTCGGGAACCCATCTTCTCTGCCCCGCTGGTCAACAAAGGCCGCGTTTATTTCGCCACCCTTGGTGCCCAGGTTTATGCCGTCGAACCAAATGGTGAAGTCGCCTGGACCTGGGACTTTGTTAAAGAAGTTGTCGACTTTGACGGCAATCGCTGGAGCGGCGCCGACTGGCTGAAACACCGCAAGGATCGCGTCACCTGGCGGGATCACTTCGTCTGTTCCCGCGATATCTGCCTGGCCGGAGACTCCCTGGTCATCCCGGCGGGCGGGCGTACCGTCTTTCTGAAAGACACAGGCACCGCGCCGCAGCTGCAGGTCGTCGGAGAAATCCCCAAGTATGCCGGCGCTGAATTCCCCGCCACCTTCGGGCAAAGCGCGGATGCTGCCGGCAATGTATTCGTCCAGTGGCATCGTCGTGACAACGCGGGTCGCGTCGAAGTCATGCGACTGGATGGCGATAAAATCCAGGCAGATTATATCAAAGGCACGCAAACCTCCATCCGCGATCCCGGCCTGCTCAGCTTTGCCTCGGTCAGCATTCGCGGCAACAATGTCTTTCGCGTTCGTCCCGAAGCCGGCCTCGGCTTATGCCGTCACACAATCGACTCTGAAACAACCGAGGTGCTCTGTGAAGCCCCTTCCGTCTGCCCCCCTGTGATCACTGAGAACCACATCATCTATGGTGGACTGGACGGCGTCCTGTACGTCGTTTCGCTCTCCGATAAGAAAACAACAGAATTCAAGACCGCCTTCAACGCGCCCATTACTGCGCCCGTCGCCGTTGCCGACCAGAAGATCTATGTCCCCTGTGAAGATGGCTACCTCTACATCCTCAATGCCGACGGCTCACAACCTCAGACGCAGGCCGCGCTGCCAAAGCAGGATCTGGCGATCTGGAAGATTCGTAACCCCATCACCGGCCCTTTAGCCAAGCCCGAATTCGACTGGTACACCAACTATGGTGATTTTGGTGGCACGAACGCCAATGCCCAGGGCTTGAAGCCACCACTGCGAATGCGGTGGGCGCGGCGGCTGGAAGGCACGGTCAAACACCTTCCCGTCTGTGGCGGCGGTCGTCTTTATACGCATACTGCTGAAGGACAGATCATCGCCGTCGAACAGGATACCGGCCGTATGCTCTGGAGACGCTATTGGCCGGACGTTTATCTCTCATTTACTTCCCCCCTCTACATCGATGGCAAACTCTTGATTCCCCAGGCGGGCATCAAAAAGTCTGTCATGCGCTGTCTGGATGCTGCTACGGGAGACCTGCTCTGGGAAGCCCCCTTTACCGGTTCTCCCAGCTGGAGTCGACAGTTTCCCCCTGTCGTCGCAGGCAATATCGCTATCTACGCCTCGGGTTCCGGTGAATATGCGGCTCAGGGGACAGAGAAAGCCTTCACCTTCGGCGGTAAGCCAGCCGTCAAAGAAGACGGACGCGAAGTCATGAGCTGGATCTATTCCAATGACAATCCCTACTACCCCCGGGATCACCGCCCGCGGATCTGGGCCTGGGATCTCGATACAGGCAAAGTTGTCTGGGAAAAAGATTTCTCAGAATATGGTCGCGGCGGCAACGATTGTGGCATCGCTATTCTGGACGGTAAGCTGTATTACTCCACCTTCTTCGGTTACGCCAGCAGCCAGCGGAAACGACGTGGCTTACCCGTCGAGAATAACGGGATTACCGCCTGCCTCGATCCAGAGACGGGGGAGGTCATCTGGCTGACCAACAAATATTATGTCACATCCAAATGCACGCTCAGTGCCCGCGACGGACGCATTTACATAGGCGGCTACAACCGTGCGAAAGAAGACACGCAGGACCGGTTTGTCTGGTGCCTGGATGCAAAAGATGGTTCCCTGGTCTGGCAGTCCGATGCGGTCACATCCGCTTTAAATGTCGTTACCGTCGGCAAAGATTATATCTTTTCCAATGCGCTCCGGGGAAAAGGGAACGTCTTCGATCACAAGACAGGCAAAGTCCTCAACAGTATCGGACATAACTATGCCTGCTGCCGATTCACACTCTCAGAGCCTTATGTGCTGGGCGCCAATATGGATATGATCGATTTATCAGACGACGGCAAGCTGGTATCCACCGGTCCTGCGATCGACTCGCGCGAGTGTCTGGGAGCCGTCGTTTCCAACGGGCGGATTTTTTATACATCCCAGGCCAGCGGCTTTATCGTCTCTCAGACCTATGGGGAAGCTTCGAAAAAACTGCCCGCTGTCTGGGAACGCCCCTGA
- a CDS encoding DUF1549 domain-containing protein translates to MSGNQIGRRGLIARHWKLSSCCIAAFAFIVFSSLPDSEAAPRRKPVAKKAAPKKAEPLPPRFTVKSRPVSTTKLSSAIKSAEQIDKLVESNYRKYKVEPNPMTTDEQFLRRIYLDITGAIPTYRETKYFLASRHPDKRKMLIDRLLNSDGYASHFYNYWADVLRYTDRLNNNVDGSPYRQWIKQCLAENKPWDKMVSEMITAEGLIWENPATGYMQRDSGMPLDNMNNTVRIFLGTRIGCAQCHDHPFDRWKQKEFYEMAAFTFGSSTRASGRDKRFYTGQDPNSRLRKEFAELDQEEKDRRRKQGRFNRMIRVNMMVVHDNNRKIQLPHDYAYTDAKPKSVVQPKTIFGKPADIRKGETPRQAFARWMVAEENPRFALTIANRLWTQAFGRGQIEPVDDMMDSTVAENPELMKFLESEMKRLNFDMKEYLRILFNTKTYQRQASTKDVPLSEFYHFQGPVLRRMTAEQAWDSFLTIAVVDPEEYRELPAEMETEIISVDLNKATAQEVLDADEKKREEIDRTRYKREKKYRYKGQLLARASELPSPVPPSHFLRTFGQSDRELISGSSDTGSVPQVLFMFNGPVTHMMLEKGSTIYNNVIEQKTIKDGVDVIFMTILNRRPDADEQKIAISEIETNGPAGYGNVIWSLVNTREFLFIQ, encoded by the coding sequence ATGTCAGGAAACCAAATTGGTCGCCGCGGTCTGATTGCGCGGCACTGGAAGTTAAGCAGTTGTTGTATTGCCGCCTTTGCATTCATCGTCTTCTCCAGCCTGCCCGACTCCGAGGCAGCACCACGACGAAAACCCGTCGCAAAGAAAGCCGCTCCGAAAAAAGCAGAACCGCTCCCGCCACGATTCACAGTCAAATCCAGGCCCGTCAGTACGACCAAACTTTCATCAGCCATCAAATCGGCAGAACAGATCGACAAGCTGGTCGAATCCAACTATCGGAAATACAAAGTCGAACCCAACCCGATGACGACCGACGAGCAGTTTCTGCGTCGCATTTACCTCGACATCACTGGCGCGATTCCGACTTATCGGGAAACAAAATACTTCCTGGCGTCACGCCACCCCGACAAACGTAAGATGTTGATCGACCGACTGTTGAACAGCGACGGTTACGCCAGCCACTTCTACAACTACTGGGCCGACGTATTACGTTACACCGACCGTTTGAACAACAACGTCGATGGTTCTCCTTATCGTCAGTGGATCAAACAATGCCTGGCAGAGAACAAGCCCTGGGACAAAATGGTCAGTGAAATGATCACCGCAGAAGGTCTGATCTGGGAGAATCCTGCGACGGGTTACATGCAGCGTGATTCCGGCATGCCGCTGGACAACATGAATAATACCGTGCGTATTTTCCTGGGAACCCGCATCGGCTGTGCCCAATGCCACGATCATCCCTTTGATCGCTGGAAGCAGAAAGAGTTCTACGAAATGGCGGCGTTCACGTTTGGTTCCTCAACCCGCGCCAGTGGCCGCGACAAACGCTTCTATACCGGTCAGGACCCGAACAGCCGTCTGCGTAAAGAATTTGCGGAACTGGATCAGGAAGAAAAAGACCGACGACGGAAACAAGGCAGATTCAATCGCATGATCCGCGTGAACATGATGGTTGTGCACGACAATAACCGGAAGATCCAGTTGCCCCACGACTACGCTTATACTGATGCAAAACCGAAATCAGTTGTGCAACCCAAAACCATCTTCGGCAAACCGGCTGACATTCGCAAAGGTGAAACACCTCGCCAGGCATTCGCCCGCTGGATGGTCGCTGAAGAAAATCCCCGGTTTGCCCTGACCATCGCCAATCGACTCTGGACACAGGCCTTTGGACGGGGTCAGATCGAACCTGTCGACGACATGATGGACAGCACCGTTGCAGAAAATCCCGAACTGATGAAATTCCTCGAATCTGAAATGAAACGACTGAATTTCGATATGAAGGAATACCTGCGAATCCTGTTTAACACCAAAACCTACCAGCGACAGGCCTCCACCAAGGATGTCCCGCTGAGTGAATTCTACCATTTCCAGGGACCGGTTCTGCGTCGCATGACAGCCGAGCAGGCCTGGGATTCCTTCCTGACGATCGCCGTCGTCGATCCCGAAGAATACCGGGAACTGCCCGCAGAAATGGAAACCGAAATCATCTCGGTCGACCTCAATAAAGCCACCGCCCAGGAGGTCCTGGATGCGGATGAAAAGAAACGGGAAGAAATTGACCGCACACGATACAAGCGGGAAAAGAAATATCGGTACAAAGGCCAGCTGCTGGCACGTGCTTCCGAACTTCCCTCACCGGTACCGCCCAGTCACTTCCTGCGTACGTTCGGCCAGTCTGATCGTGAGCTGATCTCAGGTTCGTCTGACACCGGCTCCGTGCCACAGGTACTGTTCATGTTTAACGGCCCGGTCACTCACATGATGCTGGAAAAAGGTTCCACGATCTATAACAACGTGATCGAGCAGAAAACGATCAAAGATGGCGTCGATGTCATTTTCATGACCATCCTCAACCGTCGTCCCGACGCTGACGAACAAAAAATTGCCATTAGTGAAATCGAAACGAATGGACCTGCGGGTTACGGAAACGTGATCTGGTCACTCGTGAATACACGCGAGTTTCTGTTTATCCAATAA
- a CDS encoding TlpA family protein disulfide reductase, whose amino-acid sequence MSPQVLCILGSLFLFFGCSQEGSTADTPVELDPPLQAVDTSEAEPATKKQQAPAIPDAIAIEQDGIIAQIANWEQLQEFIGRQNGKIVVVDLWSTWCEPCLREFPHLVALQKKYPEKVVCVSFNLNYDGSKDSPPESSSDELMEFFTKQKAEIVNLISSTPDEDLYKKLNLAAIPAAYVYGTDGKLQKRFDNETLAYGQEGFNYKEHIVPFIDDLLQQPQKQTE is encoded by the coding sequence ATGTCGCCTCAAGTACTCTGTATTCTCGGTTCACTCTTCCTATTCTTCGGCTGCAGCCAGGAAGGCAGCACAGCTGACACCCCGGTAGAACTGGATCCCCCGCTGCAGGCAGTTGATACTTCAGAAGCAGAGCCAGCAACAAAAAAACAGCAGGCCCCCGCCATTCCTGACGCGATAGCCATTGAACAGGATGGAATCATCGCCCAAATTGCCAACTGGGAACAGTTGCAGGAATTCATTGGCAGACAAAACGGCAAAATCGTCGTCGTTGATCTCTGGTCTACCTGGTGTGAACCCTGCCTCCGCGAGTTCCCGCACCTGGTCGCGCTACAAAAAAAGTATCCGGAAAAAGTCGTCTGCGTTTCGTTTAATCTGAACTACGATGGCAGTAAAGATTCTCCACCCGAATCCAGCAGCGATGAACTGATGGAATTCTTCACCAAACAGAAAGCAGAAATCGTCAACCTCATTTCCAGCACGCCTGACGAAGATCTTTACAAGAAGCTCAATCTCGCCGCGATTCCCGCAGCCTATGTATATGGCACCGATGGAAAACTGCAGAAACGGTTTGACAATGAAACCCTCGCCTATGGACAGGAAGGTTTCAACTACAAAGAACACATTGTCCCTTTTATCGATGATTTGCTCCAACAGCCACAAAAGCAGACAGAATAA